AAGATGATTAGAGTTTACGAATGCCGTCCCAATTCATCTGTGCCAATTGGGTGAATTCTTTCTCAGAAAGATGCGCCTTGCCGGTAATGTGTACCTTGGCGGCCGTCATGATGCTGCTATGAATCATCATGGCCATGAGCTTGGGCGGCATGTCCCGCAGGATGCCATGCTGGTTGCCCAGCTCTATAAACTCCTTGATCTCGTTCTGGTAATGGTCGCTTTGCTGGGTGCAGCGAGGGTAGAAGGGCGAGTTCACAAACTGCTCCAGAAAGAACAATACCTCTGGGTGGTCAATGTAGAACTGGCAGCGGTTGATCCAGCGTAGAAAGAAGCTTTCCTCAAAGTCCATTTCGGGATGAAGGCCCTGCTGCAGGGTGAGCTGCATCTGGCGCTGCGTGTACGCGAACAACTCCAGAATTAGCGTGTCCTTGCTGTCAAAATAATGGTAGATGGTGCCCGCCGCCACGCCGGCCTCCTTGGCTACAAGGCTCATGGGCGTACCATGAAACCCGTTCTGCTGAATCAGCTTGAGGGTACTCTCCAGAATCGCCTTTTTCTTCTCTGCAATATTCTCCGCCACCTGTTTTTTGCTTCTATTGAACGTTCATTCGGGAGGCAAAGTAAGGGCTAATTAAAAGGAGAGACTAATTGAATTTACCTTTGAAAGAATAGAAATTATTTATGAAGGATAAATTTAGGGCGGTAACTGCTTGAAAGTAAGAAAGTTGGAGAATAAGGCCGATGGGTGGTTACTTATAGGAAACCCTGGCGTGCGTAACCCTTCGTTTTTGGGCTGTTTTGGTGAAAACAGGCCAAAAACTAAGGCCTCACTTTGCCTGTTGCGCCAAGATGTGCTGGATGATTTTGGGGGCGTGGTCCCGGGAGTTTTCAATGAACCACAGGTGGGTGTCCATGCCGCCGCAGACCACGCCCGCCAGGTAGAGGCCCGGCTGATTGGTTTCCATGGTGGTGGGATTGTGTTGAGGGTACAGCTTGTCATCTTCAGATAATTGCACACCGAACTTGCGCAACAGGTCAAAATTAGGTTTGTAACCCGTTAGGGCCAGCACGAAATCATTGGCAAGGGTCACAAGTCCCTCGGGCGTGAGAATGTCTACTTCGCCTAGTCTGATGGCCGTGATGCTGGCGTTGAAATACGCCGTGATGCTGCCCTCTGCAATGCGGTTTTCAATGTCTGGGCGCACCCAGTACTTCACGCGCCGGCCAATCTCGGGACCGCGCACTACCATGGTCACCTGGGCACCCTTGCGGTAGGTTTCCAGCGCCGCATCTACTGATGAGTTGCTGGCGCCCACCACCACTACCTTTTGCAAGGCGTAGTAATGCGGGTCTTTGTAGTAATGCGTCACGTGGGGCAGGTCTTCACCGGGAATGTCCATGAGCGCGGGCAGGTCATAAAAACCCGTGGAGACAATCACGTTGCGGGCTTGATAGGTGCCTTTGGATGTCTGCACCTGAAACTTCTCCTCCTGTTTTTCTACGTGTTGCACCTCTTCAAACAAATGAACGTCCAGGTTGAATTTGAGGGCGACGCGGCGGTAGTATTCCAGGGCTTCGGCACGGCGCGGTTTGGGGTTGTCTGAGATGAAGGGCACGCCGCCAATCTCCAACTTCTCTGAAGTAGAGAAAAAGGTCATGGTCTGCGGGTAGTTGTAGAGCGAGTTCACCAGGCAGCCTTTCTCCAGAATCAGGTAAGACAGCCCCGCCTGCTGGGCCTCAATGCCACAGGCCAACCCAATGGGCCCGCCACCAATAATCACCACGTCATACAAAGTCTCTGCTGCTGTCATGTTGCAAATCTAGGAAAGCCTGAAAGAATCTCCGGCAGATAAGGAGGGAGCCTCGTTTTTGGACTGTTTTCTGGAAAAGAGGCTAAAAACGGACTGCCGCCTTCAAAAGTCCGTGCTAAAAGTTGCAGGCAAATTCTCTTTACGTTGGTTTTGCGGCGCAAGATAAACCGGGCAAACCGCCAGATTGGCAATTCTGCGCTTACCTTTGTCTCTGAGTCTCGTTAGAGGACATTGCCTTGTGCGCTCTATCTGGGACTAAACCAGCGAGAGCACCTGAGTGTTTTGAGATAGAATACGTCATGCCCAGACACCGCTACCTGCAGGAACTGCACTACTTCTTTTTCAGTCAGAACTTCTCTGATGGCATCAAGACCACCATAGGCGTGCTGCTGCCCAGTTTGGTGGCGGCGTACTATGGGCAAATGTCCATGGGTTTCTCCCTGTCTTTGGGGGCCATCTGTGTGAGTCTGGCAGATTCGCCGGGGCCGGTGGCCCATAAGCGCAACGGCATGTTGGTGAGCATGGTGCTGGGAGCGGTGGTAGGCCTCTTGACGGGGTATGCCCGGCCGTACGTGATGTTGCTGGGGCTGGAGATTCTGGTCCTCAGTTTTGTCTGCTCCATGTTTTTGGTATACGGCATGCGGGCCTCGTTCATTGGGCTGGCAGCCTTGCTGGTCATGATTCTAACGCTGGCGCATCCCTTAGAGCCTAGCCAGGTGCCTACCTACAGCCTTCTCATTTTGGCGGGCGGCATCTGGTACGCGGTGCTGAGTTTATTCTCGGCCCAGATCATGCCCTACCGCCAGACCCAGCAGAACCTAGCCGACGGCATACGCGAGGTAGCCAAGTTCCTGCGGATCAAAGCCGAGTTCTACAACCCATCCTCAGACCTGGAGGAGCAGTACCGCAAGCTGGTCACGCAACAGGTGGTGGTCAATGAGAAGCAGGACACCGTGCGCGAAATGCTCTTCAAAAGCCGGCTGGTGGTCAAAGATTCTACCCGCACCGGCCGCACGCTGTTCATGATATTTGTGGACATGGTGGACCTGTATGAGCAGATCACCGCCATTCACTATGACTACACCGCCCTGCGCACCAAATTCGCCTCTTCTGGTGTATTGGCCAGGATTGTGGCCCTCATTCAAGAATACGCGCAGGAACTGGAGCAGATAGCCAAGGCCGTGCAGGTAAACCAGCAGTACACCGGCACCCGCGAAGACCTGGCCCAAAAACTGGAGAAATTGCAGCAGGCCATTGACCAGGTAGAACAACAGCACCCCGATGTGCAGACGCTGGTGCTAAGAAAAATCTTCGTGAATTTTAAGGTGATGGCCGAGCGGGTGCAGAGCGTGCAGACCTACCTGCGGGAAGGCGCCGTGCAGGATAAGGAGTTTGCCCCAACCGTACATTATGCCCCCTTCATTCAACACCAGAACCTGGATCCGCAGATCTTTCTCAACAACCTGACGCTGCAATCGTCGGTGTTCAGGTTCTCATTCAGGATGGCGGTGGTGAGTCTCGTGGCTTTTGTCTTGACCAAGCTCTTTCCGTACGGGCAGCATAGCTACTGGGTCTTGCTCACGGTGGTTTTCATTTTAAAGCCGGGCTTCAGCCTGACCAAGCAGCGCAACTACCAACGTTTGCTGGGGACGCTGGTGGGCAGTTTTGTGGGTATTCTGGTACTGTGGTTAGTGGAAGATGCCACGCTGCGGTTTCTCTTGCTGGTGTTTTTCATGGTGGGCACCTAC
The nucleotide sequence above comes from Nibribacter ruber. Encoded proteins:
- a CDS encoding TetR/AcrR family transcriptional regulator gives rise to the protein MAENIAEKKKAILESTLKLIQQNGFHGTPMSLVAKEAGVAAGTIYHYFDSKDTLILELFAYTQRQMQLTLQQGLHPEMDFEESFFLRWINRCQFYIDHPEVLFFLEQFVNSPFYPRCTQQSDHYQNEIKEFIELGNQHGILRDMPPKLMAMMIHSSIMTAAKVHITGKAHLSEKEFTQLAQMNWDGIRKL
- a CDS encoding YpdA family putative bacillithiol disulfide reductase — protein: MTAAETLYDVVIIGGGPIGLACGIEAQQAGLSYLILEKGCLVNSLYNYPQTMTFFSTSEKLEIGGVPFISDNPKPRRAEALEYYRRVALKFNLDVHLFEEVQHVEKQEEKFQVQTSKGTYQARNVIVSTGFYDLPALMDIPGEDLPHVTHYYKDPHYYALQKVVVVGASNSSVDAALETYRKGAQVTMVVRGPEIGRRVKYWVRPDIENRIAEGSITAYFNASITAIRLGEVDILTPEGLVTLANDFVLALTGYKPNFDLLRKFGVQLSEDDKLYPQHNPTTMETNQPGLYLAGVVCGGMDTHLWFIENSRDHAPKIIQHILAQQAK
- a CDS encoding FUSC family membrane protein; the encoded protein is MPRHRYLQELHYFFFSQNFSDGIKTTIGVLLPSLVAAYYGQMSMGFSLSLGAICVSLADSPGPVAHKRNGMLVSMVLGAVVGLLTGYARPYVMLLGLEILVLSFVCSMFLVYGMRASFIGLAALLVMILTLAHPLEPSQVPTYSLLILAGGIWYAVLSLFSAQIMPYRQTQQNLADGIREVAKFLRIKAEFYNPSSDLEEQYRKLVTQQVVVNEKQDTVREMLFKSRLVVKDSTRTGRTLFMIFVDMVDLYEQITAIHYDYTALRTKFASSGVLARIVALIQEYAQELEQIAKAVQVNQQYTGTREDLAQKLEKLQQAIDQVEQQHPDVQTLVLRKIFVNFKVMAERVQSVQTYLREGAVQDKEFAPTVHYAPFIQHQNLDPQIFLNNLTLQSSVFRFSFRMAVVSLVAFVLTKLFPYGQHSYWVLLTVVFILKPGFSLTKQRNYQRLLGTLVGSFVGILVLWLVEDATLRFLLLVFFMVGTYSVQRINYVWSVLFMTPFVLLVFSFLGSSGLAVVQERVLDTLVGCGIAFLASYLIFPNWEAKQMKTFLSAALQANLGYLQMLSKTSVSELEYKLARKDVYVSSANLSAAFQRMASEPKNKQRKKQEMYELVVLNHILSSFIATMARAACLTRHSCCQKSTGKL